The following proteins are encoded in a genomic region of Sparus aurata chromosome 11, fSpaAur1.1, whole genome shotgun sequence:
- the tmem45a gene encoding transmembrane protein 45A: MGSFKGHALPGSFFLVAGIWWTAKHSLWYATRRNKNIGSTRLASRASQRRLEIIENSVVVFFSFMGMLLEQFAANGPRLQLYNLGEKHWEDLMNWQHATMYLFFGLAGTVCLIIHTTEAAPLALDRLMLAIAFFNEGFLFFYHLHGRSMLDVHVHQLLLYAIFGGALVAFLEVFHRGNILLELLRCTLTILQGSWFWQIGFTLYPPHGPEWDLTDHSNMMFITMCYSWHLAFAMLVVSVLYCTVSCVVRSRLKRTPPMEMGLLKPRERDPESEDEIL; this comes from the exons ATGGGAAGCTTCAAGGGCCACGCGCTCCCCGGAAGCTTCTTCCTGGTCGCTGGGATCTGGTGGACGGCAAAGCACTCCCTCTGGTACGCCACCCGCAGGAACAAGAATATAGGTTCCACCCGGCTGGCCAGCAGAGCCTCGCAGCGCCGCCTGGAGATCATCGAGAACTCCGTCGtcgtcttcttctctttcatgG GGATGCTGTTAGAGCAGTTTGCGGCAAATGGGCCGAGATTGCAGCTGTACAACTTAGGAGAGAAGCACTGGGAAGATCTCATGAACTGGCAGCACGCCACCATGTATCTGTTCTTCGGCCTGGCCGGGACCGTGTGTCTGATCATCCACACCACAGAGGCTGCTCCGCTGGCACTGGATAGGTTAATGCTGGCGATCGCGTTCTTTAATGAAG GATTTCTCTTCTTCTACCACCTCCATGGCAGGAGTATGCTGGACGTCCATGTCCATCAGCTCCTTCTCTATGCCATCTTTGGTGGCGCTCTTGTTGCCTTCCTGGAGGTCTTCCACCGAGGCAACATCCTCCTGGAGCTGCTGCGCTGCACCCTCACCATCCTGCAGGGCAGCTGGTTCTGGCAG ATTGGCTTCACGCTGTACCCTCCCCACGGCCCTGAGTGGGACCTAACGGATCACAGCAACATGATGTTCATCACCATGTGTTACTCCTGGCACCTCGCCTTCGCCATGCTCGTCGTGAGCGTGCTCTATTGCACCGTCAGCTG CGTGGTTCGCTCCAGATTGAAGAGGACTCCTCCGATGGAAATGGGACTTCTGAAGCCCCGAGAGAGAGACCCGGAGTCAGAGGATGAGATTTTATGA
- the LOC115591007 gene encoding vesicle transport protein SFT2B-like isoform X1 — MYEETGKFSSSLQKQKQIPSPAQTSYPGSLAMSSTQATSTLGLGKAMHGFITCSMGGFVCLILGGCMLCVPLIGLTLFTVFYTIGNICAFCSTMFLMEPLKQLAMMFDKTRALTTSVMIACLVLTLCAAIWVKSAELALFFCILQVLSFIWYLLSYIPNFREAIMKMSEICSRILSACIWFLMGLVHQIQWLYENSP, encoded by the exons ATGTATGAGGAAACTGGCAAATTCTCTTCCTCactgcagaaacagaaacagattcCTTCACCAGCTCAGACGTCTTATCCGGGATCTTTAGCTATGTCGTCTACACAG GCTACCTCTACTTTAGGATTGGGTAAAGCTATGCATGGATTCATCACCTGCTCCATGGGGGGGTTTGTGTGCTTAATTTTG GGAGGGTGCATGCTCTGTGTCCCCCTGATTGGGCTCACTCTCTTCACTGTGTTTTACACTATTGGAAACATATGTGCTTTCTGCAG CACCATGTTTCTGATGGAGCCACTGAAGCAGCTGGCAatgatgtttgacaaaacaAGAGCGCTGACAACGTCAGTAATGATT GCTTGCCTTGTGTTGACTCTCTGCGCAGCCATCTGG GTGAAGAGCGCTGaacttgctttgtttttttgcatcttGCAAGTCTTGTCATTCATCTG gTACCTACTGTCATACATCCCGAATTTCAG GGAGGCCATAATGAAGATGTCTGAGATCTGCTCAAG GATCCTGTCAGCCTGCATTTGGTTTCTGATGGGGCTAGTACACCAGATACAATGGTTGTATGAGAATTCGCCATAG
- the LOC115590743 gene encoding vesicle transport protein SFT2B-like — MDKLKSVLSGEEARRDDRTVLETVNEASTLGWGTRVKGFIACFVVGAACTVLGVCMLFLPRIGLILFIVFYTFGNICALCSTMFLMGPLKQLKRMCDKTRALATTIMITCLVLTLCAAFWWKNFGLALLFVILQVLSFTWYSLSYIPFVREAILKLVAVCIK; from the exons ATGGATAAATTAAAGTCAGTGCTGAGCGGCGAGGAGGCGCGCAGAGACGACAGGACGGTGTTAGAG ACCGTCAATGAAGCCTCCACTTTGGGCTGGGGCACACGTGTGAAGGGCTTCATCGCGTGCTTCGTGGTGGGGGCCGCGTGCACAGTTCTG GGGGTGTGCATGCTCTTCCTCCCCAGGATTGGGCTCATTCTCTTCATTGTGTTTTACACTTTTGGAAACATATGTGCTCTGTGCAG CACCATGTTTCTGATGGGGCCGCTGAAGCAGCTGAAGAGGATGTGTGACAAAACGAGAGCGCTGGCGACGACAATAATGATT ACATGCCTTGTGTTGACTCTCTGCGCAGCCTTCTGG TGGAAGAACTTCGGCCTTGCTTTGCTATTTGTTATCCTGCAAGTCTTGTCGTTTACCTG GTACAGTCTGTCATACATCCCGTTTGTGAG GGAGGCCATACTGAAGCTGGTGGCGGTCTGCATAAAGTGA
- the LOC115591007 gene encoding vesicle transport protein SFT2A-like isoform X2, whose protein sequence is MYEETGKFSSSLQKQKQIPSPAQTSYPGSLAMSSTQATSTLGLGKAMHGFITCSMGGFVCLILGGCMLCVPLIGLTLFTVFYTIGNICAFCSTMFLMEPLKQLAMMFDKTRALTTSVMIACLVLTLCAAIWVKSAELALFFCILQVLSFIWEAIMKMSEICSRILSACIWFLMGLVHQIQWLYENSP, encoded by the exons ATGTATGAGGAAACTGGCAAATTCTCTTCCTCactgcagaaacagaaacagattcCTTCACCAGCTCAGACGTCTTATCCGGGATCTTTAGCTATGTCGTCTACACAG GCTACCTCTACTTTAGGATTGGGTAAAGCTATGCATGGATTCATCACCTGCTCCATGGGGGGGTTTGTGTGCTTAATTTTG GGAGGGTGCATGCTCTGTGTCCCCCTGATTGGGCTCACTCTCTTCACTGTGTTTTACACTATTGGAAACATATGTGCTTTCTGCAG CACCATGTTTCTGATGGAGCCACTGAAGCAGCTGGCAatgatgtttgacaaaacaAGAGCGCTGACAACGTCAGTAATGATT GCTTGCCTTGTGTTGACTCTCTGCGCAGCCATCTGG GTGAAGAGCGCTGaacttgctttgtttttttgcatcttGCAAGTCTTGTCATTCATCTG GGAGGCCATAATGAAGATGTCTGAGATCTGCTCAAG GATCCTGTCAGCCTGCATTTGGTTTCTGATGGGGCTAGTACACCAGATACAATGGTTGTATGAGAATTCGCCATAG